Proteins encoded by one window of Salmo trutta chromosome 17, fSalTru1.1, whole genome shotgun sequence:
- the LOC115151752 gene encoding lipoprotein lipase-like — MKGLQVQCLYFLVLNSLFYVSSLEEDLSVHTLDNLMDNFKDLFQNNDATPHAYTKFSFRKPLMPEDDICYIIPGNPESLKECTFNSTSKTFLVIHGWTVSGLFESWVAKLVSALYEREQDANVIVVDWLYTAQNHYPVAAQNTKMVGQEIAHFIDWLEEATNIPLENLHLIGYSLGAHVAGFAGSHTSNKVGRITGLDPAGPDFEGEHAHHRLSPDDAHFVDVLHTFTQGSLGFSIGIQQPVGHVDIYPNGGSFQPGCNLQSTLETISKYGLFAITDIPRCSHERSIHLFIDSLVNEQEASMAYRCGSNDMFDRGMCLSCRKNHCNTVGYNIRKIRMTRSIKMYTKTKDSMPFRVYHYQLKILFSSKVDRSEMEPSLTVSLIGTKGEVEDLKLTLKEKITTNKTHSFLLVAEKDIGDLLMVKFKWQESTNWSASSMLKMVSSWWSGDSADSEVEVHKIHIRVGETQKKMVFCIKGPHALGLQQEVTFVKCKMNGKKQT, encoded by the exons ATGAAAGGGTTGCAAGTGCAATGTCTTTACTTTCTTGTGTTAAATTCATTATTTTATGTCTCGTCTTTGGAAGAGGACCTCTCCGTTCATACCCTTG ATAATTTAATGGACAACTTCAAGGACTTGTTTCAAAACAACGATGCCACTCCTCATGCCTATACCAAATTCTCTTTCCGGAAGCCTTTGATGCCGGAAGATGACATCTGTTACATCATCCCCggcaacccagagtctctcaaaGAATGCACTTTCAACAGCACCTCTAAAACTTTCCTTGTGATCCATGGCTGGACG GTGAGCGGCTTGTTTGAGAGCTGGGTGGCCAAACTGGTGTCAGCGCTGTATGAGAGAGAGCAGGATGCCAATGTGATTGTGGTGGACTGGCTGTACACAGCCCAGAACCACTATCCTGTAGCCGCCCAGAACACCAAGATGGTGGGACAAGAGATCGCTCACTTCATTGACTGGCTGGAG GAGGCAACCAACATCCCTCTTGAAAACCTCCACCTTATTGGCTACAGTCTGGGTGCTCATGTGGCAGGATTCGCTGGGAGTCACACTTCTAATAAAGTGGGCAGAATAACTG GTCTTGACCCAGCCGGTCCAGACTTTGAGGGAGAGCATGCTCACCACCGCCTGTCCCCAGATGATGCTCACTTTGTGGACGTTCTTCACACCTTCACACAGGGCTCTCTGGGCTTCAGCATCGGCATCCAGCAGCCTGTGGGTCATGTGGACATATACCCCAATGGAGGCAGTTTCCAGCCAGGCTGCAATCTGCAAAGCACCCTAGAGACTATTTCCAAATATGGTCTCTTTG CCATCACTGACATTCCCAGATGTTCCCATGAGCGTTCCATTCACCTGTTCATCGACTCCCTGGTCAATGAGCAGGAGGCCAGCATGGCATATCGCTGCGGGAGCAACGATATGTTTGACCGCGGAATGTGCCTCAGCTGCCGCAAGAACCACTGTAACACCGTGGGCTACAACATCAGAAAGATTCGCATGACACGCAGCATCAAGATGTACACCAAGACCAAAGACTCCATGCCGTTCAGAGTCTATCATTACCAGCTGAAGATCCTATTCTCCAGCAAGGTGGACAGGTCTGAGATGGAGCCTTCACTGACAGTCTCTCTGATTGGAACCAAAGGAGAGGTTGAAGACCTCAAGCTGACACT AAAGGAGAAGATAACAACCAATAAGACCCATTCCTTCCTGTTGGTAGCGGAGAAAGACATAGGTGACCTCCTGATGGTAAAGTTCAAGTGGCAGGAGTCTACTAACTGGTCAGCCTCGTCCATGCTCAAAATGGTGTCATCTTGGTGGTCAGGTGACTCTGCGGATTCTGAAGTGGAGGTTCACAAAATACACATCAGAGTCGGGGAGACGCAGAAAAA GATGGTGTTCTGCATTAAAGGTCCTCATGCCCTCGGCTTACAACAGGAAGTGACATTTGTAAAATGCAAAATGAatggaaaaaaacaaacataa